The DNA window GATGAATACCATCCGCCAATCGGTTGATATGGTTCTAAAAAGCGGACTCACGATTGAAACGGATGAAAAAGAACATGACGACTATATTGAATTTACCATTCGCATACCCAAGCAATAAGCGGCCATTTTAGCCGCTTTCTTACAGTTTAAGAAAGTATCACTTTTTATACTTTCTTAAACATGGGTAAAAAGCTTCATCAAACAAAGGATTGTAACCTCTTCGAGGAGGCTGCGAGCGAAGCTTTTTAGTACCGCTTTCCCCGACTAATCATAATGAGGTGAAATAGGCATGGGTAAAATTATCGCGATTGCCAATCAGAAGGGTGGCGTTGGGAAAACCACATCCTCCATTAACTTGGGAGCTTGTTTGGCTACGCTAGGCCAACGGGTACTGTTGATTGATATTGACCCACAGGGGAACACCACCAGTGGGATTGGCATAGATAAAGCTGATATTCAATATTGTATTTATGATGTTTTGATTAACGATGTCAATCCACAAGAGGTCATTCAACCCACTTCCATAGATAATCTGCACATCATTCCGGCCACCATTCAGCTGGCGGGGGCAGAGATTGAACTGGTGCCCACCATTTCCCGGGAGATCCGTCTAAAAAAGGCCTTACAATTGGTTAAAGAGGATTACGACTTTATTTTAATAGACTGTCCTCCCTCATTGGGCATTTTAACCATTAACTCCTTAACCGCTGCTGATTCTGTCTTGATTCCCATCCAGTGTGAATATTATGCACTGGAAGGATTAAGCCAGCTGCTCAACACGATCCGTCTGGTACAAAAGCATCTCAATAAACAGTTAACCATTGAGGGTGTCTTGCTGACCATGTTGGATGCCCGCACCAACCTGGGCATCCAAGTGATTGAAGAAGTGAAAAAATATTTTCGGGAGAAAGTGTATCAAACGGTGATCCCGCGCAATGTTCGCTTAAGTGAGGCCCCCAGCCACGGCAAGTCAATTATTGATTATGACCCTAAATCAAAAGGGGCGGAAGTGTACATGGAGTTGGCCAAGGAGGTGCTAAGCCCATGTCTAAAAGGTTAGGAAAAGGATTGGATGCCCTGTTCCCTGCATTAGAAATTGATGATAATGACAAAGTGATCCAAATTAAACTGAGCGAGCTGCGACCCAATCCATATCAGCCTCGTAAAGATTTTAATGCCGAGGCCATCGCTGAATTAACCCAGTCGATTAAAGAACATGGTGTGATTCAGCCCATCATTGTCCGCAAAAGTTTAAAAGGCTATGAGATTGTGGCCGGAGAGCGGCGTTTCCGCGCTTCAAAAGAAGCAGGACTTGAAACTATTCCTGCTGTCGTGAAAAATTTTACCGAATCACAAGTGATGGAGATTGCCCTCATAGAAAATTTACAACGGGAAAATCTGAATGCCATGGAAGTGGCTTATGCTTATAAAAAGTTGATGGACAAGTTTAATCTGACCCAAGACGAATTGGCACTCAAAGTGGGTAAGAGCCGCCCCCATGTGGCCAACTTTTTGCGCCTTTTGCAGCTCCCTGACAATGTGCAAACCTATGTTTCACGTGGAACATTATCAATGGGGCATGCCCGGGCACTGCTGGGATGCAAGGATAAAAAAAGCATCGTTAAATTGGCCAAAAAATGTATTGATGAGCAGCTAAGTGTCCGCCAGTTGGAACAACTGATCAAGCAGTTGAACGATGTTTCACGTGAAACAAAGAAAAAGAAAGTGAAACAAGAAACCAACCGGGTTATTCTGCAATATGAGGAACAGTTGAAAAGTAAATTGGGCACTTCGGTAAAGATCAAACGGGGTGACAAAAAAGGAAAAATTGAGATTGAGTTCTTTTCAGACGAGGATCTGGAACGTCTTGTGGACATTATGGGCTAAATGTCTTCGGGACAGCTAGCTGTGGAAGGGAGGGGATATTGTGATCTATTTAGACCAGGCAGCTTCATCGTGGCCAAAACCAGACGGAGTTGCTGAAGCGATGCTGGAAGCTGTTCAGCATTACGGGGCCAACCCGGGACGGGGCGGACACCAGTTGGCTGTGCGGGCAGCCCACACCATAAGCCAGACCCGGTCCAGGCTGGCCAAACTGTTTGGTATTAAAGATCCGCAACATATTATTTTTTTTCATAATGCCACGGCAGCTTTAAACCAAGCGATCAAAGGATTTGAGTGGGCCAAGGGGGATCATGTCCTGGCCACAGCTTTTGAGCATAATGCTGTGCGCCGGCCGCTGGCCTATATACGGGAGCGGCATGGCGTCAAGGTTACCTATATTCAGCCGGATCATAATGGACGAGTTAATCTGGATCAAGTGGCCGGTGCGCTTACTCCGTACACAAAACTGATTGTAGCAACCCATATGTCTAACGTGACCGGCGCTATCCTTCCTATTCGGGAAATTGGGCAGCTGGCTCGGGAGAAACAGATTCCCTTTCTTGTAGATGCCTCTCAGTCTGCCGGGATTTTACCTATTGATGTGGAAGAAGACTGCATTGATTTACTCGCTTTTCCTGGACATAAGGGGCTGTACGGGCCTCAAGGGACGGGAGGTTTATACCTATCTCCCCAGCTTGATTTGATTCCTCTCTTTCATGGGGGAACAGGCAGTCACTCTGAACTGGAGCAGCAACCGGACAGCCGGCCGGCACGATACGAGTCAGGAACGTTAAATACACCGGGCATTGCCGGTTTGAATGTTGGTGTGAGCTTCGTTTTGGAACAAGGGGTGGAGCAGATTTGGGAACATGAATGGCAGCTGACCCAATATGCATTGCAACAACTGAGCCAGATTGATGCCTTGCAATTGTATGGACCGGAAATGGAAGTCAAACGGGGGCCGGTGGTGGCTTTTAATCTGGCGGGCATTGATCCCCATGAAGTAGCCATGATTTTGGATCAACATTACGGGATCGCCACCAGGGCAGGACTACATTGCACACCCCTTGCGCACCAGATGTTAAAAACAGACCCTGTGGGCACGGTTCGAGCCAGTTTCGGCTTCTTTAACCGGAAAGAAGAGATTGACCAGTTGGTTCAGGCTTTACTTGAAATACAGGAAGGGTTGTTAGGTTCTTCGTAACAGAAAGTTGAGGGATAAGCTGTGGTCTTACTAGGGGTTATTGTCAACACATTAGCAATTATTGTGGGAACGCTTATTGGATTGTGTTTTGCCAATATACCGGAGGGCATGAAGTCAACTGTACTCAAAGTGCTCGGTATTGCCGTTGTGGTCTTGGGGATGGGGATGGCCTTTGAAGCGGAATATTTTCTGAACGTTTTGTTTAGTGTTGTCTTCGGCGCCATTCTCGGGGAGTGGCTCAAAGTAGAGGATCATTTGGAGAGACTGGGTCAATGGATTGAACACAAAGCAGGGAAACATCGCGGCAATGTAGCCAAAGCGTTTGTGACGACGACGCTCATTTTTACCATTGGTGCCATGTCAGTGATTGGTTCCTTAAACAGCGGACTAAACCTGGATCATGATGTCTTGTACACCAAAGCATTCTTGGACGGCTTTGTTTCTATTATTTTTGCTTCAACATTAGGGATTGGTGTGATTTTTTCCGCTATTCCGGTGTTTGTGTATCAGGGGGCATTGGCTTTGTTTGCCACCACCATTGATCAATGGCTGACACCTGAATTATTAGAGCGCTTGGTTAATGATATTACAGCCACAGGTGGGATTCTGATTATTGGTATTGGACTTAATTTGCTGGAAGTGACCAAATTAAAGGTGGGCAACCTTCTGCCTGCCTTGGTTGTGGCCGTGCTGGTCGGCATTGGGGTCTATATGGTGCAAGGTCTGATGGGTTAATGTTGGTCAAAATTATATTGTCATGTGTTTGTAAATGGAATTATAATGGAAGTATGAAAATAGGAATAGATACTGACCAAGATCGCTCCACGACAAGAGGGACTTCAAAAGAATGTGTGTCGTGGAGTTTTTCATTATAAGATCGATGTTGATCATTTGAAAGGAGAGGACAAAATGGATCAGATACGTTTACGACGTTTGCGCCGGCTGCAATATTTCACCGAGATAAGCAGGCTGCTATTAATCATTCCTCTTGTTTGCCTGCTAGCCGTTTTTGAAGCGCCATTTTATCTTGCCTTTTTGGTCGCTGCCTGTATATCCGGCCTTTTATTTATCATCCACCAGTTCAGTACCGCACAAGATCCACGCTATCTTTTGGCCAGACACCTGTTTCCAAGGCTGAAGGAACTGTTGGTGTATGAACGGCACAAGCTGGGAGGGAATGGGAAAACTTTTATCGCACCAGTCCTTGTTTTTGCGGCAGTTGCTGTCATCTTTGTGCTCACGTTAAGTTGGGTCATTTCTTCAGACACTTTGACCAAGTAATGGGTATGCATCCACTTTTTAAGTTTATTGTAGCAGAAAATACATAGCAGATGGCAGGAAAAAGCGATGATATGTAATAAAGCTCTGAAAATATGATAAAGGAGTGCGGATGATGAAGCAAAAGTATAAAGTTGTGTCCATCAATGTAGGCCAGCCCAAACAGGTTGAGAGAAACAACAAAATATATCTGACGAGTATAGACAAGAGGCCAGTCAACCAGCCTGTTTACTTAAGTAAACTGAATTTGGCGGGAGATGCGCAAGCAGACTTGGCATCAACGAACTGGGAAAGAAATCATCCTTTATTTACTGGATAGTGATGAGGAAAACAGGCGACTGAACAGAGAAGTGGGCTGTGGTGTGTAGGGCACACTTCTTTTTTCTTGTCTTAATCGTTGATCAGCGAGCCAAATGCCCTGGGCTATTTGTGCAGCCATGTTCATCACAAGGGACAAGCGTGTATTTTGTAAAACAAAATACTCCATAAATCCACCTACGTTAACAATGCCGGTTAAATGCAAATCTCCCACCTCTGGCAGCTTCTTGTTGACTCCTGCTCCAGGCTTTAACGGTCCTTCTCCCAAGGTGACCAGCCTGACATGATGGTAATGCCCCAGGCAGGCGTCCACTGCGATGATGAACGGCCGGGGATGATTGAGGTTGATGGTAGATACGGTTTGCGCCAAATTGACGGCATGGACCGGCTGGTCTAAAGTGCCGTAAACATGAAACTTTTCCACACCCGCCACATTTAAATGGCTGCCCAGGAGCGGTCCAAGGGCATCCCCAGTAGAGCGGTCGGTCCCGATGCAGAGGATGACCAAGTCATAATCACTCACCTTAGGTAATAAGGTGTTATATAAAGAATGGGCAAGCTTTTCGGCGAACTGCTCCGTGTCAAACGCTTCACGAAAAATAGGGGGAGGGGCAGAGTGACTGAACTGTTTCATACAAACGCCTTCTTTCTCTATGAGATTAAACTCGCTCAATTTATTAGCATTATGGGATAGGTGTAAGGCTTTTATACATGGAAAGAAAACAGGCTGGGAGGCATATTTAAGTGACGTTGTCTACCGTTTGGAAAGGGGCCAAAATTGCTTTTTTAATCATTGGTACAACGATAGGAGCCGGCTATGCATCAGGGAGGGAGCTGTGGGAGTTTTTCGGGTCGTATGGCCCTCAAAGCCAAAAGGCTGTCTTAGTTTCTATGATATTATTCTCTTTAAGCTGTTATGTGATTATGATGGTCAGCCACCGGTTAAAGGCACCCCATTACCGCTTGGTGCTGGAGGAGATTATCGGCTTGAGGCTGGCCAAAGCTTATGATGTGCTCATCTTTTTCTATCTTCTTTCCACAACGGTGGTGATGTTTGCCGGTAGCGGGGCTACTTTAGTTTATTGGGAGCTGTCGTATTGGGTTGGAGTGGTCTTAATCGGGATTTTTGTTTTGTTTGTTTTTTTGCGTGATGTAGAGGGTGTAATGTCTCTAAACAGTCTGCTTATTCCTGTTTTGATCGCCATGCTCTTACTGGCCTGTGGGTTGTTTTTGGGGCAAAACAGTATGGCAGACATAGAAATGGAAGAGGGGCAGGGCAATGTGCTTTCATCGGGAATTGCCTTTACGGCACTAAATATATTACCTCTGATCGCAGTCCTGTCGGCCATAGGTTCCAAAGTGAATAAGGAAGAGATTGCCGTGTCCTGTGTCGGCAGCGGGATCTGCTTGGCTTTGATCTCCCTGTTGTATAACCAGTCATTACTTTTTGTCAGTCAGGAGGTGATGTTGTATGATGTTCCCCTGTTTGCTATTTTGCAAAATTTTCCTCCGGAATGGATGGTAGGGGTTTCTGTTGTGTTGTGGCTAGCCATCTATACCACAGCTGTCAGCAATATTTTTGGGCTGGTTTCCAGGTTTAAAGATCAGGTCTATATGCCCCAATGGGCTGTGGCTGGAGGATTTATCCTCTTGGTGATGCCATTAACCACCTTTGGTTTTACCAAGCTGATTCAGTTTCTTTATCCGTTGTATGGTGTACTTAATTTGTTTATCTTGGCTATGATTTTGCTTTATCCCTTAAAACAGTTGGCCCTCTACTATGACAAACAGTGAACACGTGTACTATAATAAGAAAAAATGTGAACTGTTTACAGAAACGTATGCTGCACCAAAGGAGGGAAAAGCAATGGAGCGGAAAGTGTTTCACCTCGATGACATTGTTGAGATGAAAAAGCCCCATCCCTGTGGGGCAAACCGCTGGAAAATTATTCGCATGGGGATGGACATCCGTATTAAATGTCAGGGGTGTGAGCACAGTGTACTGATGCCCCGGCGCAAGTTTGAACGGAAGTTGAAACGGGTGCTGGAATCCGCTGAGAAAGAGAAAAAATAAGTGAAGCTAAAGTCTGCTTGTCCATTAAACTGCTGGGCAAGTGCATAAAAATGAACTTCGCTCTTTCCTGCATTGACGCTGCACTCATTATGTCTTATGATCAATGAGGTTAAACCATGTAAAGGAGTAGGGAGACATTGTTAAA is part of the Caldalkalibacillus uzonensis genome and encodes:
- the yyaC gene encoding spore protease YyaC, which translates into the protein MKQFSHSAPPPIFREAFDTEQFAEKLAHSLYNTLLPKVSDYDLVILCIGTDRSTGDALGPLLGSHLNVAGVEKFHVYGTLDQPVHAVNLAQTVSTINLNHPRPFIIAVDACLGHYHHVRLVTLGEGPLKPGAGVNKKLPEVGDLHLTGIVNVGGFMEYFVLQNTRLSLVMNMAAQIAQGIWLADQRLRQEKRSVPYTPQPTSLFSRLFSSSLSSK
- a CDS encoding DUF951 domain-containing protein, with translation MERKVFHLDDIVEMKKPHPCGANRWKIIRMGMDIRIKCQGCEHSVLMPRRKFERKLKRVLESAEKEKK
- a CDS encoding ParA family protein, which translates into the protein MGKIIAIANQKGGVGKTTSSINLGACLATLGQRVLLIDIDPQGNTTSGIGIDKADIQYCIYDVLINDVNPQEVIQPTSIDNLHIIPATIQLAGAEIELVPTISREIRLKKALQLVKEDYDFILIDCPPSLGILTINSLTAADSVLIPIQCEYYALEGLSQLLNTIRLVQKHLNKQLTIEGVLLTMLDARTNLGIQVIEEVKKYFREKVYQTVIPRNVRLSEAPSHGKSIIDYDPKSKGAEVYMELAKEVLSPCLKG
- a CDS encoding DUF554 domain-containing protein codes for the protein MVLLGVIVNTLAIIVGTLIGLCFANIPEGMKSTVLKVLGIAVVVLGMGMAFEAEYFLNVLFSVVFGAILGEWLKVEDHLERLGQWIEHKAGKHRGNVAKAFVTTTLIFTIGAMSVIGSLNSGLNLDHDVLYTKAFLDGFVSIIFASTLGIGVIFSAIPVFVYQGALALFATTIDQWLTPELLERLVNDITATGGILIIGIGLNLLEVTKLKVGNLLPALVVAVLVGIGVYMVQGLMG
- a CDS encoding aminotransferase class V-fold PLP-dependent enzyme; protein product: MIYLDQAASSWPKPDGVAEAMLEAVQHYGANPGRGGHQLAVRAAHTISQTRSRLAKLFGIKDPQHIIFFHNATAALNQAIKGFEWAKGDHVLATAFEHNAVRRPLAYIRERHGVKVTYIQPDHNGRVNLDQVAGALTPYTKLIVATHMSNVTGAILPIREIGQLAREKQIPFLVDASQSAGILPIDVEEDCIDLLAFPGHKGLYGPQGTGGLYLSPQLDLIPLFHGGTGSHSELEQQPDSRPARYESGTLNTPGIAGLNVGVSFVLEQGVEQIWEHEWQLTQYALQQLSQIDALQLYGPEMEVKRGPVVAFNLAGIDPHEVAMILDQHYGIATRAGLHCTPLAHQMLKTDPVGTVRASFGFFNRKEEIDQLVQALLEIQEGLLGSS
- a CDS encoding YkvI family membrane protein — translated: MTLSTVWKGAKIAFLIIGTTIGAGYASGRELWEFFGSYGPQSQKAVLVSMILFSLSCYVIMMVSHRLKAPHYRLVLEEIIGLRLAKAYDVLIFFYLLSTTVVMFAGSGATLVYWELSYWVGVVLIGIFVLFVFLRDVEGVMSLNSLLIPVLIAMLLLACGLFLGQNSMADIEMEEGQGNVLSSGIAFTALNILPLIAVLSAIGSKVNKEEIAVSCVGSGICLALISLLYNQSLLFVSQEVMLYDVPLFAILQNFPPEWMVGVSVVLWLAIYTTAVSNIFGLVSRFKDQVYMPQWAVAGGFILLVMPLTTFGFTKLIQFLYPLYGVLNLFILAMILLYPLKQLALYYDKQ
- a CDS encoding ParB/RepB/Spo0J family partition protein, which codes for MSKRLGKGLDALFPALEIDDNDKVIQIKLSELRPNPYQPRKDFNAEAIAELTQSIKEHGVIQPIIVRKSLKGYEIVAGERRFRASKEAGLETIPAVVKNFTESQVMEIALIENLQRENLNAMEVAYAYKKLMDKFNLTQDELALKVGKSRPHVANFLRLLQLPDNVQTYVSRGTLSMGHARALLGCKDKKSIVKLAKKCIDEQLSVRQLEQLIKQLNDVSRETKKKKVKQETNRVILQYEEQLKSKLGTSVKIKRGDKKGKIEIEFFSDEDLERLVDIMG